A stretch of Gouania willdenowi chromosome 21, fGouWil2.1, whole genome shotgun sequence DNA encodes these proteins:
- the LOC114455448 gene encoding interleukin-1 receptor type 1-like, producing the protein MTAVVQMFLLTTLMYQGFTSENQCHSDTEIYHVSEGFLFLLRCPHANTNAEVKWSKADKGNAPLPPGVEVRDGLLWFLPVQKSHNDTYSCEIRTETGLVKMSFSLSVSTEACPEPSEVRFLSNGVSGVLPCKQEEIFGLKETKSVRWMKNCLHEQQQQEFMDKDGAMRLFATSERDAGNYTCLVDIIVDGRNYTAARSLQLAVDNGTVYMEPQVVMPNEDVFIVEVGMKAEVKCLAYVGVTEDSEMIIFWTVDGSYSENYEEMNVSSEYFYDGGKVYYMSILSISKVLHRFLDVPIKCHIQSPLDNDEGTAWLREDHSVFQLSTTLCLIAVLISLALAFLFFFRVDLILAYRKLLKLFSKRVTGGKQYDAYVSFLHPESMNSYETARFALQILPAELEGKHGYTLYIRGRDDSPGEALHDVVSAAVRQSRRLIIIVSSLTETKETVPLHETEIQLCYEHKIGIFDALTQNNLRVILLEVGDTVNYSRLPESLRYIKRKHGALKWNSVYLKSCKLSKKHSERNFWKNLRYHMPSVPVRNLLSGTSDSV; encoded by the exons ATGACTGCAGTCGTCCAGATGTTTCTCCTGACCACACTGATGTACCAAGGATTCACTTCAGAAAACC AATGCCACAGTGACACAGAGATCTACCATGTGAGTGAGGGCTTCCTGTTCTTGTTGAGGTGCCCTCATGCAAACACCAATGCTGAGGTGAAGTGGAGCAAAGCAGACAAAGGAAATGCCCCTCTCCCCCCTGGGGTGGAAGTGAGGGATGGTTTACTGTGGTTTCTACCAGTGCAGAAATCTCATAACGATACTTACAGCTGTGAAATAAG AACTGAGACTGGGTTAGTTAAGATGAGCTTCAGCTTGTCAGTGTCCACTGAAGCATGTCCCGAACCATCAGAGGTCAGGTTCCTCTCTAATGGAGTCAGCGGGGTTCTGCCCTGCAAACAAGAAGAGATCTTTGGGCTGAAAGAAACCAAGAGTGTGCGATGGATGAAG AATTGCCTCCATGAGCAGCAACAACAGGAGTTTATGGACAAAGACGGGGCCATGAGGCTGTTTGCCACTTCGGAGAGAGATGCTGGAAATTACACATGTTTGGTAGACATTATTGTGGATGGCAGGAATTACACTGCAGCACGGAGCCTCCAGTTAGCTGTTGACAATG GTACAGTTTATATGGAACCTCAGGTGGTGATGCCCAATGAAGATGTGTTCATTGTTGAAGTAG GCATGAAAGCAGAGGTGAAGTGTTTAGCCTACGTTGGCGTCACTGAGGACAGTGAAATGATTATTTTCTGGACTGTTGATGGATCCTACTCTGAAAACTACGAGGAGATGAATGTTTCATCAGAATA tttttatgATGGGGGCAAGGTATATTACATGTCCATTTTGTCCATCTCCAAAGTTCTTCATCGTTTTCTGGATGTACCAATAAAATGCCACATACAAAGCCCTTTGGATAATGACGAGGGCACTGCCTGGCTGCGAG AagaccacagtgtgttccaactgAGTACAACTCTCTGTCTCATTGCTGTGCTGATTTCTTTAGCACTggcttttctcttcttcttcagaGTAGACCTGATCTTGGCTTATAGGAAACTGTTAAAACTGTTTTCCAAACGAG TTACAGGTGGAAAGCAGTATGACGCCTACGTGAGCTTCCTCCATCCTGAATCTATGAATTCTTATGAAACTGCTCGGTTTGCACTGCAGATCCTTCCTGCTGAGCTGGAGGGAAAACATGGATACACTTTGTACATCAGAGGACGGGATGACAGTCCTGGAGAAG CGTTGCATGATGTGGTTTCAGCTGCAGTGCGTCAGTCACGCAGACTGATCATCATCGTCTCTTCACTCACCGAAACCAAGGAAACGGTGCCTTTACATGAAACTGAGATCCAGCTTTGCTACGAACATAAAATCGGCATTTTTGATGCGTTGACGCAGAACAATCTTCGCGTAATCTTGCTGGAAGTGG GTGATACAGTCAACTACAGTCGCTTACCGGAGTCTTTGCGCTACATCAAAAGGAAACACGGTGCTCTGAAGTGGAACAGTGTCTATCTTAAAAGCTGCAAACTTAGCAAAAAGCACTCTGAGAGAAACTTCTGGAAGAATCTAAGGTATCACATGCCTTCTGTGCCTGTCAGAAATCTTCTGTCAGGCACTTCTGACTCTGTTTGA
- the LOC114455688 gene encoding probable ribonuclease ZC3H12C, with amino-acid sequence MGLKDHLEDGTGHIHCLGLDLDYLHVEGAERQDGSSSSTAARNLQVLQTGADVPKSSSGGSSTSSSAHSSCSSSSSNFSEECVLSDSEDDRLQTGTVSKRKQLLQDLPALDQRQCLVSPRIEKDQASNPLTEDPTPPEPLTPSIPITECRSKVEFALKLGYSEDLVLLVLRKLGHEALINDILGELVKLGTKTEIEQQTGPTTTLSSSLMSPALVVSSCSSSNSSLDSCMTLCPSQTVEDRDNLRPVVLDGSNVAMSHGNKEVFSCQGIQLAVDWFLERGHRDITVFVPAWRKEQSRPDALITDQETLRRLEKEKILVFTPSRRVQGRRVVCYDDRFIVKLAYESDGIIVSNDNYRDLANEKPEWKKFIDERLLMYSFVNDKFMPPDDPLGRHGPSLENFLRKRPVISEQRKQPCPYGKKCTYGHKCKFYHPERGSQPQRAVADELRASAKVSSVTSIGLLEHALMGTSQSSDHLEGMAGNHQNNGAKQLKQSPQRALTVFEDRFQDHHKTGELTVSSSSITRHPPPGIFSSGHPVPIETPGTCSRDAFKAVGAPVSNQADVYLRSRSPERVQSVAITILTIIICSLGSMAVLLQCLATTIVTAFLFIKDYRDHKSLSPNRTHNNYLPTVPQHTETPGLGQYQDRREQLFFNLCSIFPSDMVRIVMARNPHLMDAQELAAAILLEKSRLGS; translated from the exons ATGGGCCTGAAGGACCATCTAGAGGATGGGACAGGCCACATCCACTGTCTGGGGTTGGATCTTGACTACCTCCATGTGGAGGGTGCTGAGCGACAGGATGGTTCAAGTAGCTCTACGGCTGCTAGGAATCTACAAGTCCTTCAAACTGGAGCGGACGTCCCAAAAAGCAGCAGTGGTGGAAGCAGCACTTCCTCTAGTGCTCATtcaagctgcagcagcagcagcagtaacttTTCTGAGGAGTGTGTCCTCTCTGACAGTGAAGATGACCGTCTCCAAACAGGGACTGTCTCTAAACGTAAACAGCTACTTCAAGATCTGCCTGCCCTAGACCAAAGACAGTGCTTAGTGTCTCCACGTATTGAAAAGGACCAggcttcaaatccattaactgaAGACCCTACTCCTCCAGAACCATTAACTCCCAGTATTCCCATCACAGAGTGTCGCAGCAAGGTGGAGTTTGCCCTGAAGCTGGGCTACTCTGAGGATCTGGTGCTGCTGGTCCTGAGGAAACTTGGCCACGAAGCACTCATCAATGACATACTGGGAGAACTGGTGAAACTGggaaccaaaacagaaattgaACAGCAAACAGGTCCAACTACCACTCTGTCGTCCTCCCTAATGTCGCCGGCTTTGGTcgtctcctcctgctcctcctccaatTCTTCTCTGGACTCCTGTATGACTCTGTGTCCTTCCCAGACAGTGGAAGACAGAGACAACCTGCGGCCAGTAGTGTTGGATGGAAGCAACGTAGCCATGAG TCATGGAAATAAGGAAGTATTCTCCTGCCAAGGCATCCAGCTGGCAGTCGATTGGTTCCTGGAGCGAGGTCATCGTGACATCACAGTTTTTGTCCCAGCTTGGAGAAAGGAGCAATCTCGTCCTGATGCTTTAATCACAG ATCAGGAGACCCTGCGCAGATTGGAAAAAGAGAAGATCCTGGTTTTTACTCCCTCTCGACGTGTGCAGGGGCGCCGTGTTGTGTGCTATGATGACCGTTTCATCGTCAAGCTGGCCTATGAATCAGATGGTATAATCGTCTCAAATGACAACTATCGGGACCTTGCCAATGAAAAGCCAGAGTGGAAGAAATTCATAGACGAGCGTCTGCTGATGTACTCCTTTGTAAATGACAA ATTCATGCCTCCTGATGATCCACTGGGACGACATGGACCAAGTCTGGAGAACTTCCTGAGGAAGAGGCCAGTTATATCAGAGCAGAGGAAACAGCCCTGTCCTTATG GGAAGAAATGCACATATGGCCATAAGTGTAAGTTCTACCATCCAGAAAGAGGCAGTCAGCCCCAGCGTGCCGTGGCAGATGAACTCCGAGCCAGTGCCAAAGTGTCATCAGTGACTTCCATTGGTCTGCTAGAGCATGCTCTGATGGGGACAAGCCAAAGTTCTGATCATTTAGAAGGAATGGCTGGAAATCATCAAAACAATGGGGCCAAACAGCTAAAGCAGAGTCCTCAAAGAGCTCTGACAGTCTTTGAGGATAGGTTTCAAGATCACCACAAAACAGGAGAACTTACagtaagcagcagcagcattacAAGACACCCACCTCCGGGAATCTTCTCATCAGGACACCCAGTCCCAATAGAAACCCCTGGAACATGTAGTAGGGACGCATTCAAGGCTGTTGGAGCCCCAGTCTCAAACCAGGCTGATGTTTACCTGAGAAGCAGGTCTCCTGAG AGAGTCCAAAGTGTCGCCATCACCATCCTCACCATAATCATCTGTTCTCTGGGCAGTATGGCTGTGCTTCTCCAGTGTCTGGCCACCACTATCGTCACAGCTTTTCTGTTCATCAAGGACTACAGAGACCACAAG TCGCTCTCACCAAATCGCACCCACAACAATTACCTCCCCACAGTTCCTCAGCACACAGAGACTCCTGGGTTGGGTCAATACCAGGATCGACGGGAGCAGCTGTTTTTTAACTTGTGCAGCATCTTTCCTTCAGATATGGTGAGGATTGTGATGGCCAGAAACCCTCATCTGATGGATGCTCAGGAGCTTGCGGCAGCAATTCTTCTGGAAAAATCCAGACTTGGTTCTTGA